One Rattus norvegicus strain BN/NHsdMcwi chromosome 18, GRCr8, whole genome shotgun sequence DNA segment encodes these proteins:
- the LOC134482978 gene encoding anaphase-promoting complex subunit 6-like, with amino-acid sequence MQIDPFLSSCTNLKSTLIKTFYIKLDMLNLMVEEVGKSLGHNSTGEIFLNRIPMAQDLLLQTPNPDTVADAKKDVLTGSCNDNNDGDGDDDDDGDDDDGDDDDDDSNNMLGNAIQQKEKSSKSRHKNQRHIHSHT; translated from the exons atgcaaattgatccattcttatcttcttgtacaaatctcaagtccacgTTGATCAAGACCTTCTACATAAAACTAGATATGCTGAACCTAATGGtagaggaagtgggaaagagccttggacACAacagcacaggggaaattttcctgaacaggatACCAATGGCTCAGGATCTCTTGCTACAG acaccaaacccagatactgttgctgatgccaagaaagacgtgctgacaggatcctg CAATGAtaataatgatggtgatggtgatgatgatgatgatggtgatgatgatgatggtgatgatgatgatgatgatagtaataataTGTTGGGCAATGCaatccaacagaaggaaaagagttctaagagcaggcacaagaatcagaggcacattcactcacacacttaA